The DNA segment GGCCTCGCCAGCCTTCGTGGGCGGGCTGACCGCGCGCGGCGCGCCGATGCTTGGCGAGGACAACGAGCGGATCTATCGCGAAGTCCTCGGGATCGAGTCCGCCGAGCTCGAGGCGCTCAAGGCGGAGGGCGCGGTGTGAGCGCCGGGGCCGCGCCGCTGGGCGACGCGCTCGGCGGCTTCGTCGTGCTGGAGGTCGGTGACGAGCGCGGCGAGTTCGCCGGAGTGCTGCTGGCGGGGCTGGGCGCCGAGGTTATCCGCGTCGAGCCGCCCGGCGGCGCGCCGTCGCGCCGGCTCGGCCCGTTCGCCTCCGGCGCACCCCACCCCGAGCGCAGCCTCCATTTCTGGCGCTACAACCTCAATAAGAAGAGCGTCACGCTCGACCTCGGCAATTCGGCGGCGGCGCCGGTCCTCGCGCGTGTCGCCGCGCACGCCGACGTGATTATCGACTCGGGCGAAGCGGCGGCGGTGGCGCGCCGGATGGCGGCGTACCGCGAGCTGCGCGCGGCGAGTCCGCGGCTGATCGTTTGCGCGATCACGCCGTTCGGACTCGACGGCCCCTGGCGCGATTTCAAAATGACCGACCTTACGCAGCTCGCGATGGGCGGCATCATGGCGGTGTGCGGCTACGAGCCCGGCGCCGACGGCAAGTACGACACGGCGCCGATCGCGCCCGCCGCCTGGCACGCCTACCATCTCGGCTCCGAGTACGCGGCGGTTTCGATAGCCGCGGCGCTCAACTTCCGCGAGCTCAGCGGCGAAGGACAGGAGATCGACGTCTCGATCCACGAGGCGATCAACACCTGCACCGAGTTCACGATGCCGAGCTACATTTATGCCGGCGTGGTGGTGAAGCGACAAACCGCGCGCCATGCGAGCGCCTCAATCTCGCCGCCCTGGTTGCGGCGCGCCGCCGACGGCGTTTACGTCAACGCCATAATCGCGCCGACCGACCGCGAGTTCCGCGCCTTGGTGCGCCTGCTTGACGACTGCGGCGTAACGCACGATCTGAACTCCGAGGCCTTCTCCGATCCCACCCGGCGCGGCAGGCGCGAGGCGCAGCGCGAAATTTTCGCTGCCCTGGATCGCCTGGTGGCCTCGCGCCCGGCCGAGGAGATCTTCCGGCGCGCGCAGGCGCTGGGGCTCGCGTGGGCGCCGGTGCGCCGTCCCGAGGAAAATCTCGCCGACGAACATTTCCGCCGGCGCGGCAGCTTCGCCGCGATCGCCCATCCGGAGCTCGGAGGCGACCTCCTATATCCCGCGTCGGTGGCAACCGACGGCGAGCGCCCGCATTTCAACTACCGTCGGCGCGCGCCCCGCCTGAGCGAGCATACTGGGGAAATCCTCGCGCGCGCCGGCTACGCGGCGGACGAGATCGCCGCGCTGCGCGCCGCGCGGATTATATAGCGTCGATGCGAACCGCGGCGATGAAACCTGTGTGGGGCGTCCTGGTGATCTCGGCGGCCGCCTTCGTGCTCTCGGGCGCGGCGGCCGCGCTCGGCGCGATCAAAACCGAAACCGTCATCTACCAGGAAGGTCAGGTCGAGGCGCACAGCGTCCTCGCTTACGATCAGAGCGCGGCCGGCCGCCGTCCCGGCGTGCTGGTCGTGCCGGAATGGTGGGGGCTCAACGACTACGCAAAGCGCCGCGCAGAGATGCTGGCGAAGCTCGGCTACACAGCGATGGCGGTCGATATCTACGGCGACGGCAAGACCACCGTCGATCCTAAACAGGCTGGCGCATGGTCGCACGAGCTGCGCGCCGGCGATCGCCATGAGCTGCGCGCGCGAATCGCCGCCGCCCTGGCGAAGCTCAAGAGCGAGCCGATGGTCGACCCCACCCGCACCGCCGCGATCGGCTACTGCTTCGGCGGCACCACGGTGCTCGAACTCGCGCGCAGCGGCGCCGATGTCAACGGCGTGGTCAGCTTCCATGGCGGACTCGACACGCAGAAGCCGGCGCAGCCCGGCCAAATCAAGGCGAGGATTCTCGCCTGCCACGGCGCCGACGATCCCTTCGAGCCGCCCCTCCAGGTGCAGGCCTTCGAGGACGAGATGCGCAACGCCCGGGCCGACTGGCAGCTCAACATCTACAGCGGCGCCGAGCACAGCTTCACCAATCCCGCGGCCGACAGTTTCCATATCAAGGGCGTCACGTATAACGCCGAGGCCGACCGCCGCTCATGGCGGGCGATGCGCGATTTCTTCCGGGAGATTTTCAAACCAAGGCCGCGGTCAGA comes from the Candidatus Binataceae bacterium genome and includes:
- a CDS encoding CoA transferase encodes the protein MSAGAAPLGDALGGFVVLEVGDERGEFAGVLLAGLGAEVIRVEPPGGAPSRRLGPFASGAPHPERSLHFWRYNLNKKSVTLDLGNSAAAPVLARVAAHADVIIDSGEAAAVARRMAAYRELRAASPRLIVCAITPFGLDGPWRDFKMTDLTQLAMGGIMAVCGYEPGADGKYDTAPIAPAAWHAYHLGSEYAAVSIAAALNFRELSGEGQEIDVSIHEAINTCTEFTMPSYIYAGVVVKRQTARHASASISPPWLRRAADGVYVNAIIAPTDREFRALVRLLDDCGVTHDLNSEAFSDPTRRGRREAQREIFAALDRLVASRPAEEIFRRAQALGLAWAPVRRPEENLADEHFRRRGSFAAIAHPELGGDLLYPASVATDGERPHFNYRRRAPRLSEHTGEILARAGYAADEIAALRAARII
- a CDS encoding dienelactone hydrolase family protein; amino-acid sequence: MKPVWGVLVISAAAFVLSGAAAALGAIKTETVIYQEGQVEAHSVLAYDQSAAGRRPGVLVVPEWWGLNDYAKRRAEMLAKLGYTAMAVDIYGDGKTTVDPKQAGAWSHELRAGDRHELRARIAAALAKLKSEPMVDPTRTAAIGYCFGGTTVLELARSGADVNGVVSFHGGLDTQKPAQPGQIKARILACHGADDPFEPPLQVQAFEDEMRNARADWQLNIYSGAEHSFTNPAADSFHIKGVTYNAEADRRSWRAMRDFFREIFKPRPRSDGAHDKP